A part of Streptococcus porcinus genomic DNA contains:
- a CDS encoding tetratricopeptide repeat protein, translating to MLNSEKMIASIEQQDLEHAEKYFKKALASDDDDSLLALGAYLESIGFLPHAKKLYQQLEDKYPEVNLNLAQIVAEDNDIEGAFLYLDRISPESPDYLHALLIMADLYDMEGLTDVAHEKLLEAQALSDDPLISFGLAELELDLGQFQTAINHYALLDNREILESTGVSTYQRIGRAYAGLGKFEAAIEFLEKAVQIAYDDETVYELATILYDQDDYQKANLYFKQLETMNPDFEGYEYGYAQSLHKEHKTVEALRLVQQALRKNAFDSQLLLLASQLAFETHDHQLAEEYLLEAKTITDNPEEVIMRLSTLYLDSERYQDVVALGIEDTDNILTKWNLAKAYQALDQEEKALNLYQELADDLKDNPEFLLDYAYILRDFALLEKAKAVSQSYLTLVPDDINMQQFLEELL from the coding sequence GTGTTAAACAGTGAGAAAATGATTGCTTCAATTGAGCAACAGGACTTGGAGCATGCGGAGAAATATTTTAAGAAAGCTTTAGCAAGTGATGATGATGACAGTTTATTGGCCTTAGGCGCTTACTTGGAAAGTATCGGCTTTCTACCACATGCCAAAAAACTTTATCAGCAACTTGAAGACAAGTACCCTGAGGTGAACTTAAATCTGGCACAAATTGTCGCAGAAGACAACGATATTGAAGGAGCTTTCTTATATTTGGATAGGATCTCACCTGAAAGTCCAGATTATCTTCATGCTCTACTGATTATGGCTGATTTATATGATATGGAAGGTTTAACAGATGTTGCCCATGAAAAGCTCCTAGAAGCTCAAGCTTTAAGTGATGATCCTCTGATAAGTTTTGGCTTAGCGGAATTGGAATTAGACTTGGGTCAATTTCAAACAGCTATTAACCACTATGCACTTTTAGACAATCGAGAAATTTTAGAAAGTACGGGTGTCTCAACTTACCAACGAATTGGAAGAGCCTATGCTGGACTTGGTAAATTTGAGGCGGCTATTGAATTTTTAGAGAAAGCTGTTCAAATAGCCTATGATGACGAAACAGTCTATGAACTAGCAACTATCCTCTATGACCAAGATGACTATCAAAAGGCTAATTTATACTTTAAACAGCTGGAAACTATGAATCCAGATTTTGAGGGCTATGAATATGGCTATGCTCAAAGTCTACATAAGGAACATAAAACAGTAGAAGCATTGAGATTAGTGCAACAAGCACTCCGAAAAAATGCCTTTGATAGCCAACTATTGCTATTAGCATCACAATTAGCCTTTGAAACGCATGACCATCAGTTAGCAGAAGAGTATTTGTTGGAAGCTAAAACAATCACGGATAATCCAGAAGAAGTGATTATGCGCTTATCGACACTCTACTTAGATAGTGAGCGTTATCAAGATGTGGTTGCTCTAGGCATAGAGGATACGGATAATATCTTAACCAAATGGAATCTAGCTAAAGCCTATCAAGCTCTTGATCAAGAAGAAAAAGCACTAAATCTCTATCAAGAGTTAGCAGATGACCTCAAAGATAATCCGGAATTTTTACTAGATTATGCTTATATATTACGTGACTTTGCTCTATTAGAAAAAGCTAAAGCTGTTAGCCAATCTTATTTAACTTTGGTTCCAGATGATATCAATATGCAACAATTTTTAGAAGAATTACTCTAA